A region of Paenibacillus thiaminolyticus DNA encodes the following proteins:
- a CDS encoding BclA C-terminal domain-containing protein, whose translation MSQANIPNITPNITITRDDALNLLLSSIAIEELGLGHIINAEAEKIQYAIGTLPGLSVPATISELLEVNSSVQTTLQGLIKKELLLQSKLENILAAPSLVGPTGPTGATGPSGGPPGATGATGVTGATGATGATGATGATAATGATGATGATGATGATGATGATGATGPTGVTGVTGATGPTGVTGVTGTTGATGPSISTLAAFGSFSLNTSITGTLTIPVGGNIPFNQNPVPPVGIIHPSGSDTFTITVAGTYLIIYGIHYTVASAAQLPVNTIIFSGGFGRSDTTLKSGTTSSLDAWMTNSSMLPLAVGDTVVIKNDGTNSFNLTAVPGAAAYITFTRVGP comes from the coding sequence ATGTCGCAAGCGAATATTCCTAATATAACCCCTAACATCACGATTACTAGAGATGACGCCTTGAACCTCTTGTTATCTTCTATAGCGATTGAAGAGTTAGGGCTAGGACACATTATTAATGCCGAAGCAGAAAAAATCCAATACGCTATCGGTACGCTGCCAGGACTTTCGGTTCCGGCGACCATCAGTGAGTTGCTGGAGGTAAATTCAAGTGTTCAAACTACGCTGCAAGGATTAATTAAGAAAGAGCTGCTCCTTCAATCTAAACTGGAAAACATCTTGGCTGCCCCTTCTTTAGTAGGTCCAACCGGCCCAACCGGGGCTACAGGGCCATCTGGTGGACCTCCAGGAGCAACTGGCGCTACTGGTGTGACAGGAGCAACTGGAGCTACCGGGGCTACCGGGGCTACCGGAGCAACTGCGGCAACCGGAGCAACTGGGGCAACCGGAGCTACCGGGGCAACCGGGGCAACTGGTGCGACAGGAGCAACAGGCGCTACTGGACCTACTGGTGTGACAGGGGTAACAGGCGCTACTGGACCTACTGGTGTGACAGGGGTAACAGGAACTACCGGAGCAACCGGTCCATCAATTAGTACACTTGCTGCTTTTGGATCTTTTTCCCTTAACACATCAATTACTGGTACATTAACTATACCAGTTGGTGGGAATATACCGTTTAATCAAAACCCTGTGCCACCTGTTGGAATTATTCATCCATCAGGATCTGACACATTTACTATCACGGTTGCTGGCACCTATTTAATCATTTACGGGATACACTATACCGTTGCATCAGCTGCGCAGTTACCAGTTAACACCATTATATTTTCAGGTGGATTCGGTCGTAGTGATACGACCCTTAAAAGTGGAACTACTTCCAGTCTTGATGCTTGGATGACTAATAGTTCTATGCTGCCTTTAGCAGTAGGGGATACAGTGGTAATTAAAAACGATGGTACCAATAGCTTTAATTTAACGGCGGTTCCAGGTGCTGCAGCATATATTACTTTTACCAGAGTGGGGCCATAA
- a CDS encoding transposase, whose protein sequence is MAKRALEDDEKSVIYARRKVEVESVFGHIKGNRSFRRFSLRGLDKVNVDFGIVTMANNLRKVGSIRLATFLQKQTHKKSWAENIMFLRATFDFWGLLEL, encoded by the coding sequence ATGGCCAAAAGAGCTCTTGAGGATGACGAGAAATCCGTGATCTACGCCCGGCGTAAGGTGGAGGTGGAGAGCGTGTTCGGTCACATCAAGGGCAATCGGTCGTTCCGACGGTTCTCCTTGCGGGGGCTGGACAAGGTTAACGTCGATTTCGGGATTGTGACCATGGCCAACAATTTACGGAAAGTGGGGAGCATCCGCCTCGCTACTTTCCTGCAAAAGCAAACGCACAAAAAAAGTTGGGCGGAAAACATTATGTTTCTCCGCGCAACTTTTGATTTCTGGGGCTTATTGGAATTATAA